GCTCCTCCGGCTGACTTTGTCGGCTTTGACGGGCGCACGGCCAATCAGCCGGGCTCGTATCACGTGCGCATGTTCCCCGTGCGCCTGGACGCGATCCGCGAGGACGGGATCATGAACCTCGATCTCAAGATCGAGCGGATCTTCCCCATCAACCAGGATCGCGGCATCCAGACCCGCTTCTCGGTGGACCTGCTGAACGCCACCAACCACACCAACTTCGCCGGGCCCAACGTGGATCCGACGAGCGCGAACTTCGGCCGTGTGACCTCGCAGCGCGGCCTGTCGCGCGTCATCCAGTTCAATCTCCGCGTGGACTTCTGAGGTCCTTTCCCTTCACCTTCCGGCCCGGTCCGCCCGAACGGCGGGCCGGGCCGCTTCGTTTTACACTGGGCCCATGACCGCCCGACTCCTCGCCTCCCTGTGCATCGCCTGCCTCCTCGCGCAGTCGCAGAACCTGACGCCCGAGCAGCGCGCCGCCGACCTGAAGATGCTCGCCGCTCTCTACGCCAAGCAGTACGGGCCCTACGAGTGGAAGCGGGACGTCATCGGATTCGACCTGTATGACCTGCGCCCGTGGCTGGAACGGGCCGAGCGCGTCCAGGACGACATCGAGTTCATGAACCTGCTGGTGGAGTACGTGGCCAGCCTCGATGACGCGCACGATGTCGTCAGCTTCCCGTTCACTTTCTCGGCCACGCTCGGATTCACGGCCGATCTCTATGACGGGCGCGCCCTGGTTGATTCGATCAACCGCGGCGCTCTGCCTTCTTCCAGGTACCCCATCGCCATCGGCGACGAACTTGTGAGCGTGGACGGCGTCTCTGTGGAAGAGTGGATCGGGAGGCTCTGGAAGTACTCGATTGCCGCCAATCCGCGCTCGACGGCGCGCAACGCGGTGGCGCGGATCACGACGCGGCCGCAATCGCGCATCCCGTGGGCGTTCCGGCTCGGAGATACGGCGGAGGTAGTGATCCGGCATGCGAACGGCGAGGAGCGCACGTACACGATTCCGTGGATCAAGACCGGCGTGCCCGTCACCGAGGGCGGGCCGGTGCCCTCTCCTTTCGGCCGGGCCGCGGGGCAGCCCCGCGCGGCCTCGCTGCTCGAATACGAGGACAGCCTGCAGCCGTGGCAGAGGCCGGTGGCCGAGCTGCTGGAAGCGCGCATCGACGAGCTCAGCATGGCCGTCATCAACCCCGGCCTGCGGCCCATTTTCTCGATGCCTGCGGGCTTCCAGACACGTCTGGCCGGCAACGCCTCGACCGACAGCTTCTTCAGCGGCTGGTGGCAGGCCGATGACCTGCGCATCGGCTTCATCCGGATTCCGAACTTCAGCCCTTCGCTGGGCACAACGGCGGCGCTGCAGCAGTTCGACCGCGAGATCGCCTGGATGGAGGAGAACACCGACGGCCTGGTCATCGACGTCATGCGCAACCCGGGTGGCAGCGTGCTGTATGTCGAGAACCTGTGCCAGCGGCTGATTCCGGTTCTGTTCCGCGCCATCGGCTTCGAGCTGCGTCCGACGGCCTCCGAAGTGGCCAGCTTTGGGGCCACGCTGGAATTGGCCCGCCGCTCGAATCTGCCGGACTACATGATTGCGGGCTACGAGGCGCGCTACAACGATGTTCTGACGGCCTACCGCGAGAACCGCGGGCGCACGGGCGCCATCTCTCTGACGCAGCACTCGCTGTGGCTGGAGCCGGCGCGCACGGTGTACACGAAGCCGATCGTCGTCCTGATCGACGAATTCTCCGCCTCCGGCGGCGACGCGTTTCCGGCCACGCTGCAGGACAACCAGCGGGCGCTGCTCGTCGGCATGCGCACCATGGGCGCCGGCGGCAACGTCGTGGACCGCAACGGAACCTGGTACGCCGAGGCGTCGACGCGCGTCACGCGTTCGCTGATGCACCGCCGGTACGAGATCGTCACCCCCGAGTTCCCGTCCACTCCCTATGTGGAGAACGTCGGCGTGCGGCCCGACGTCGAGCTCGACTACATGACGCGGGAGAATCTGCTGCAGAACGGCCGTCCCTTTGTCGAGGCGTTCACCGCGGTCACGGTGGATTACATCCGGCGCAGCCGCTGAGCGGTTTCTTCCGCCGCGGCCAGCCGGCGCGAAGGCCGCAGCAGAGCGGCCGTCTGGCGGCGCAGCCAGTCCGCCAGAGGATGGCGGAAAAACAGCCAGTAGACGAAATGCAGAAACCACGGCGAGCGGCCGCGGCGCAAGATCAGCTCCTCCAGCATCTCCTTCGGGCGGCGGCGGACTTCGTCGAGCATCGCCGTCTGCCGCACGCAGGAGATGGTGCAGAAATCCGAACAGGGCTTCGGCCGGGCGCCTTCCCGGCGCAGATCCTCTTCCGTGTACCGCTCCAGAGGGATGCCAGGCGAGCCGCGCTGTTGCGAGCAGTAGTGCACCAGCCCGTCCTCGCACACATAGAGGAACCGTCCGCCCGCGGGGCAATGCCAGGGCGCGGGGCGCCCCAGTGCCAGCTCGCGCTGGAAGCGGTCGAAGTGGGTGAAGCTGTAGACGGAATCGTTGAGCCTCGTGATCTCCTCGAAGACGCGCAGGCTCGCTCCGTCCAGCGGGCGCGCCTGCCCGCGGTCATCGTGGATCAGACCCAGTGTCGAATGAAAGCCGAGCTGGCGTGCGCGCTTCGTGATGGCGAGAGCGTCTTCCGGGCTTCGTACGCCGCTGCCGAGCACACAGTTGATGGTGACGGCGAAGCGGGCCCGGCGGCGGAGCCACTCGAGTTTGCGCTCGAGCACGCGCAGGCTTTTCATGGAGACTTCATCGGGTTCGACGTTGTCGATGCTGATCTGGAGGTAGTCGAGTTCGGCGCGGTTCAGGCGCTCGATGCGCTCCGGGCCAAGCAGGTAGCCGTTGGTGATGACCGTGGCCATGCGTCCGGCGCGGCGGACGTGGCGGACCAGCGTTTCCAGCTCCGGGTGCAGGAGCGGTTCGCCGCCGCTGAAGGTGATGATTGAAGCACCGAGTTCGATGAGGCGGTCCAGGCGGCGGAGCATGACCTCCGTGGGGACGGGGGCGGAAGTCCGGTCGAATTCGTTGCAGTACGCGCAGGAAAGATTGCAGCGGCGGATCGGGATGATCTGCACGAGCACCGGGTGGTGCGGGCTGGCCATGGCCCGGGCGAAGACTTCCGCCTCGCGCAGCTTCAGCAGGGCTTTGCGCATGGCAACGTTCGCGGGACGCACGGCGCGCGCGGAACGCGCGGAGCGCCTTTTTCTCATGGACGCGGACAGCGGCCGGCCGGTTGCGGCCGACTCAGCCGGCCCGGCCGTAACGCGCCAGCAATTGGCCGGAGCGGCGGCGGATTTCGAAAAGCAGGGGCCAGCGCCCGGCGGCGTGCGTGGCGCAGGACAGGCAGGGATCGAAGCAGCGGATGGCCGCCTCCACGCGGTTGAGCGCGCCTTCGGTGACGCGGTCCGGATGGACAAAGCGTTTTGCGGCCTGCGTCACCGCAAGGTTCATGGCGAGGTTGTTCTGTCCGGTGGCGATGAGGAGGTTGGCGCGCCGCACCAGGCCGTCGTCGTCCACCTCGTAGTGGTGGAAGAGCGTGCCGCGCGGGGCCTCGCAGGCGCCAATGCCGATGTTGTGGTTCTGCCCGGCGCGGGCGCGGACCTGTTTGCCGAGAAGGGCCTCGTCGGAGGCGATCTCCTCGATGCGCTCCACGGCGTGCAGCATCTCGATCAGACGCGCCCAGTGGTAGTAGAACGTGGCGCAGACGGCGCCGCTGCCGCGCTGGCGGAACTCCCGCAATTCGCGGTCCGCCTCGGGCGTGCCTGTGGCGCGGCAGACGTTGAGCCGCGCCAGCGGCCCCACGCGGTACATGCCTCCGGGATAGCCGAGCGGCTTGTAGTAGGGGAACTTCATGTAGGTCCACTCTTCGGAAGCTTCGCCGATGAAGGTGTGGTAGCGCTGCGGATCGAGGCCGTCGGCCACGATGTTGCCTTCGCCGTCGACGAAGCGGAGCAGCCCGTCGTAGAGTTCGAGATCTCCCTGGCGGTTCACCATGCCCATGAACAGCGAGGGGAAGTTGCCAAGATGGGCGATCTCTTCGGGGAATTCGTCGGCGATTCTCTTGAAGCGCTCCAGAGCCATGCGGACCGACTCCCTGGCCTCGGGAATCCACTCGCGGATGCGGTCCGCGTCCTCTCGCTCGAGCGCGCGCGTCATGCCGCCAGGGGCGCTGAACGGAGGGTGGATGCGGCGTCCGCCCAGCATCTCGATGACGGTCTGTCCGAACTGGCGCAGCCGGACGCCGCGCCGCACGAGCTCCGGCTCCGCCTCGGCGAGGCCGAGCACATGGCGGCGGGCCGGGTCGCTGTCGAACCCCAGCAGGAGATCGGGGCTGGAGAGGTAGAAGAAGCTGAGCGCGTGCGACTGCAGGTGCTGGGCGTAGTTCATCAGCCGCCGCTGCAGCTGCGCCGCCAATGGAGGCGTGACGCCGAGCAGCGCGTCCCCGGCCCGCGAGCCCGCCAGCACATGGCTCACCGGACAGATGCCGCACGTGCGCGCCATCAGGCCGGGCATCTCGTGGAACGGGCGTCCCTGGGCGAATTTCTCGAAGCCGCGCAGTTCGACGACATGGAACTGCGCGCTCTCCACTTCGCCCGCGCCATCCACGTAGATGGAGATCTTGGCGTGCCCCTCGATGCGCGTCACAGGATCGATGAGAATGCGCCGCAGCATTATCCGAACCTCCGCCCTCCCATCTCCGGGCGCCGCCCGTCGAGCAACGCCGAGAGCAGCTCGTAAATCGCGTCCGCGTCCGGCGGGCAACCGGGAAGGAACACATCCACCGGAACGACTTCGTGCACGGGGCGCACGCGGCCAAGCAGCTTCGGAACCACCGCATTGCCCGCGGGCACGCCTTTTACGACGGAGCTGCTGGCCTGGTAGGCCTCGTTGAGCACCTCCTCGATGCCGTATGCGTTGCGCATGGCCGGCACGTTGCCGGTGACTGCGCAGTCGCCAAAGCTGACCAGCAGCTTCGTGTGCGCGCGGATGTGGCGGATGTGGGCCAGGTGGTCTTCGTTGGCGACCGCGCCCTCCACCAGCGTGACGTCCGCTTCCGGAAAGTCTTTCAGGTCCGTGAGCGGGGAGGCCATCAGCTCGATGCGCCCCGCCAGAGCGAGCAAACGCTCGTCCATGTCGAGCAGCGACATGTGGCAGCCGGAGCAGCCTCCCAGCCACGCAGTCGCGACACGCAGTTTTCGGTTCACCGGATCCACTGCCGTTTCTCCCGCGCCGTGACGATGTACTTCAGAAACCCGCGGTCCTTGCGCATCTCGGCCACCGATTTGCCTTTGGAGAACAGCGCTCCGGTGGGACAGACCTGCACGCACTTGCCGCAGGAGGTGCAGGTGTCGGATTCGCCCCAGGGCTCGCCAAGGTCGGTGATGATCGCCGAGTGGGCGCCGCGCCCGGAGACGTCCTTGGTGTGCGCGCCCTCCACTTCGTCGCAGACGCGCACGCACCGCGTGCAGAGGATGCACCGGTTGTGGTCCATGCCGAAACGCTCGTGGCTGGTGTCGACGCCGAGACGCGGGAAGCGGTAGCGGAGCCGGACGTGATCGACGCCGAGTTCGGCGGCCAGGTCCTGCAGCTCGCAGGCGCCGTTCATCACGCATACGGAGCAGACGTGATTGCGTTCGGCCAGGAGAAGCTCGACGATCATGCGCCGGTGCTCTTTCAGCCGGTCCGTGGCCGTGCGGACGACCATGCCTTCTTCTACAGGCGTGAGGCAGGCGGCGGCCAGCTTCTTCCAGCCTTCCACCTCGACCAGGCAGAGCCGACAGGCGCCGACATCGGACAGCCCGCCGACGTGGCACAGCCGGGGAATGCGGATGCCGTTCTCCCAGGCGACAGTGAAGATCGTTTCGCCGGCGCGGCCTGTGACGGCCCGTCCGTCGATTTCCAGGGTCTTGACGCTCATGACTCGCCTCCGGCAGCGGCGGGTTTCGGCTGCACGAGTTGCTCGTACTCGTGGCGGAAATATTTCAGAGTGCTCAGGACGGGATTCGGCGCCGTCTGGCCGAGCCCGCAGAGGCTGGTTTCGCGCAGAACCACGCACAGCCGCTCGAGCATTTCAATGTCGTCCGGCGCGCCCTCGCCCTGCAGGATGCGGGTAAGGATGTCGTGCATCTGCACGGTGCCGGCGCGGCAGGGGATGCACTTGCCGCAGGACTCGTCCATGCAGAATTCCATGAAGAAGCGCGCCACGTCGACCATCGACGACGCCTGGTCCATTACGATGAGCCCGCCGGATCCCATGATGGAGCCGATCGCCGCCAGCGATTCGTAGTCGACCGGCGTATCGAGATATTCGGCCGGAATGCAGCCGCCCGAAGGCCCGCCGGTCTGGGCCGCCTTGAAGCCGCCCCCGCCGGGTACGCCGCCGCCGATGTCGAAGATGATTTCGCGCAGCGGAATGCCCATGGGCACTTCGATCAGGCCCGTGTTGGCGATCTTGCCCGCCAGCGCGAACACCTTGGTGCCTTTGCTCGCGCCGGAGCCGATGGAGGCGAACCACTCGCCGCCATTGAGCAGGATCGGCGCGACGTTGGCGAACGTCTCGACGTTGTTGATCAGCGTCGGCTGCCCCCACAATCCGGATTCGGGCGGGTAGGGAGGACGCTGGCGCGGCTGCCCGCGGCGGCCTTCGATCGACGCGATCAGCGCCGTCTCCTCGCCGCAGACGAAAGCGCCCGCCCCGATGCGCAAGTCGATGCGGAACTGGAAGGACTCGTCGAACACGCGGCTGCCCAGCAGCCGCTCGCGCTCCGCCTGCCGGATAGCCGCCTGCAGCCGCTGGATGGCCAGCGCGTATTCGCCCCGGACGTAGATGTAGCCCTGCTGCGCGCCCACCGCGTAGCCGGCGATGGCCATGCCTTCCAGCACCAGATGCGGATCGCCCTCGAGGATGCTGCGGTCCATGAAAGCGCCGGGGTCGCCCTCGTCGGCATTGCAGACGACGTATTTCGGCGTGGCGCTCTGCTTGGCCACCAGCTCCCACTTGAGCGCCGTGGGATAGCCGGCGCCGCCGCGGCCGCGCAGGCCGCTTTTGCGGATTTC
This DNA window, taken from Bryobacteraceae bacterium, encodes the following:
- a CDS encoding NADP oxidoreductase, encoding MLRRILIDPVTRIEGHAKISIYVDGAGEVESAQFHVVELRGFEKFAQGRPFHEMPGLMARTCGICPVSHVLAGSRAGDALLGVTPPLAAQLQRRLMNYAQHLQSHALSFFYLSSPDLLLGFDSDPARRHVLGLAEAEPELVRRGVRLRQFGQTVIEMLGGRRIHPPFSAPGGMTRALEREDADRIREWIPEARESVRMALERFKRIADEFPEEIAHLGNFPSLFMGMVNRQGDLELYDGLLRFVDGEGNIVADGLDPQRYHTFIGEASEEWTYMKFPYYKPLGYPGGMYRVGPLARLNVCRATGTPEADRELREFRQRGSGAVCATFYYHWARLIEMLHAVERIEEIASDEALLGKQVRARAGQNHNIGIGACEAPRGTLFHHYEVDDDGLVRRANLLIATGQNNLAMNLAVTQAAKRFVHPDRVTEGALNRVEAAIRCFDPCLSCATHAAGRWPLLFEIRRRSGQLLARYGRAG
- a CDS encoding oxidoreductase; protein product: MDPVNRKLRVATAWLGGCSGCHMSLLDMDERLLALAGRIELMASPLTDLKDFPEADVTLVEGAVANEDHLAHIRHIRAHTKLLVSFGDCAVTGNVPAMRNAYGIEEVLNEAYQASSSVVKGVPAGNAVVPKLLGRVRPVHEVVPVDVFLPGCPPDADAIYELLSALLDGRRPEMGGRRFG
- the hoxU gene encoding hydrogenase HoxU, yielding MSVKTLEIDGRAVTGRAGETIFTVAWENGIRIPRLCHVGGLSDVGACRLCLVEVEGWKKLAAACLTPVEEGMVVRTATDRLKEHRRMIVELLLAERNHVCSVCVMNGACELQDLAAELGVDHVRLRYRFPRLGVDTSHERFGMDHNRCILCTRCVRVCDEVEGAHTKDVSGRGAHSAIITDLGEPWGESDTCTSCGKCVQVCPTGALFSKGKSVAEMRKDRGFLKYIVTAREKRQWIR
- a CDS encoding NADH dehydrogenase — translated: MTLDELIERQESERERQRKLKRRILCCTAAGCMSCGAESVRKAVAAEIQAEGKEAEMEVCGTGCMGLCSRGPLVRTSDDGALYGNVDAEDAAALVSEAPAAYARLGVKRIDTSAPFFTKQKKIVLAHSGEVDPERLNDYIAAGGYQALGRALAEMTPEEVIAEIRKSGLRGRGGAGYPTALKWELVAKQSATPKYVVCNADEGDPGAFMDRSILEGDPHLVLEGMAIAGYAVGAQQGYIYVRGEYALAIQRLQAAIRQAERERLLGSRVFDESFQFRIDLRIGAGAFVCGEETALIASIEGRRGQPRQRPPYPPESGLWGQPTLINNVETFANVAPILLNGGEWFASIGSGASKGTKVFALAGKIANTGLIEVPMGIPLREIIFDIGGGVPGGGGFKAAQTGGPSGGCIPAEYLDTPVDYESLAAIGSIMGSGGLIVMDQASSMVDVARFFMEFCMDESCGKCIPCRAGTVQMHDILTRILQGEGAPDDIEMLERLCVVLRETSLCGLGQTAPNPVLSTLKYFRHEYEQLVQPKPAAAGGES